From Nicotiana tabacum cultivar K326 chromosome 20, ASM71507v2, whole genome shotgun sequence, one genomic window encodes:
- the LOC107771641 gene encoding uncharacterized protein LOC107771641 gives MTLVDIIFHHGGDWIRKSHILYSKKLVHSWEGYDSDLISFIDLVNEYTGELMYIGVQQLIVNGSSSNYYEVVDDSGIRQLLSLISDEFKCLNFYAVDKCELSVNVPNIVHYFDSHPSLTEVGTDCSEVECESESDNDSEGDEVGYDSKELQTIAYQKNREIDVGLQNYKELYKGMSFKDIPEARKCINLYSLANKKDLKQEKSDKERLRYKCVPGCPFVVLISGDGNLPGVRIKTLNPEHACGEVFDNSRVDYHTIALYFKKKLQDNPMYKIKEMRADIKNVFNTNVSYGKCKRAKREILEKLEGSFIDGYNKLEAYANELRESNPGSDVIINLSKDALAPSVRRFLRMYICFHTLKMGFKEGLRPFIGLDGIFLKGKAKGQLLIVVGLDYNNQTYHLAWAIVDKETKRTWNWFLELLQRSLDLKEGKGITFMSDMQKGLIQAVHTVFPESNHRYCVKHIEANWCKK, from the exons ATGACTTTGGTGGACATAATCTTCCATCATGGTGGGGATTGGATCAGAAAATCCCATATATTATATTCAAAGAAGCTTGTTCACTCTTGGGAAGGTTATGACTCTGACCTTATTTCCTTTATTGATCTAGTAAATGAGTACACTGGGGAATTGATGTATATAGGTGTTCAACAACTAATTGTAAATGGATCTTCTAGTAACTATTATGAAGTAGTTGATGATTCTGGGATAAGACAGTTATTGTCTTTAATATCTGATGAGTTTAAGTGTCTTAACTTCTACGCAGTAGATAAATGTGAATTATCTGTGAATGTTCCTAATATTGTCCATTATTTTGATTCACATCCATCACTAACTGAAGTTGGTACAGATTGTAGTGAGGTTGAGTGTGAGAGTGAGAGTGACAATGACAGTGAGGGTGATGAGGTAGGGTATGATTCTAAGGAATTACAAACAATAGCATAtcaaaaaaatagagaaattgaTGTTGGACTGCAAAATTACAAGGAATTGTATAAGGGTATGAGCTTCAAGGACATACCTGAAGCAAGAAAATGTATTAACTTATATTCTCTGGCAAACAAAAAGGATTTAAAACAAGAAAAAAGTGATAAAGAAAGATTAAGGTACAAATGTGTTCCTGGTTGCCCTTTTGTTGTTCTCATTTCTGGGGATGGAAACCTTCCAGGTGTTAGGATAAAGACACTAAACCCAGAGCATGCTTGTGGTGAAGTATTTGATAATAGTAGGGTTGATTATCATACAATTGCACTTTATTTCAAGAAAAAGCTGCAAGATAACCCTATGTATAAGATTAAAGAGATGAGAGCAGATATCAAAAATGTGTTTAATACAAATGTCAGTTATGGAAAGTGTAAGAGGGCTAAAAGAGAGATTTTAGAGAAACTAGAAGGCAGTTTTATAGATGGCTACAATAAACTTGAGGCATATGCTAATGAACTTAGAGAAAGTAATCCAGGGAGTGATGTGATCATTAACTTGTCAAAGGATGCACTTGCTCCAAGTGTTAGAAGATTCTTGAGAATGTATATTTGCTTCCATACTCTTAAGATGGGTTTTAAGGAAGGTTTGAGACCTTTCATTGGCTTGGATGGTATATTTCTTAAAGGGAAAGCCAAAGGTCAATTGTTAATTGTTGTTGGTTTGGACTATAATAACCAAACCTATCATCTAGCTTGGGCAATTGTAGACAAGGAAACTAAGAGAACATGGAATTGGTTCTTGGAATTGCTTCAAAGGTCATTGGATCTTAAAGAGGGCAAAGGAATTACTTTCATGTCAGACATGCAGAAG GGATTGATTCAGGCAGTCCATACTGTGTTTCCAGAGTCAAATCATAGATATTGTGTTAAACACATTGAAGCAAACTGGTGCAAAAAATAG
- the LOC107771643 gene encoding protein IQ-DOMAIN 18-like isoform X1 encodes MGKTGGSSWLGLMKKAFRSPVKENDMRNSRRREDAELEEEEEEEEEEEEKKRGKRRWIFRPKPTLHETTIHHNQEENTATTISSSVSTGNSLPENTDLKQRRAIEVAMATTAAAEAAVATAQAAMNIIRLTRPTLLVRQQRAILNIQTAFRGYLARKALRALKGVVKLQALIRGHNVRKRAKITLQCMQSLVRVQTQVCDQRRRLSCEGISCGSTFRKSKIILDLHLSDTSTNQASTANYRYDHSHALEKVEALLQKAKEAAKQRENTLAFAFSQKMWTANKDEDASSNKELDEDLRVFHRTDVRNGRTLSRASFDQPRDRIKNIEVDTTCSYSDSDYDFWRLQNQFYQDEQQKLCSYAVPSPLRGVQQNLPIHSRFTPTSKMKNILVHSASPRCKREERSHPMTLLSRRANEPNYMAATASAKARERSHSAPRRMPLTPEREKTSTAKKRLSFPIQGTSNEIVNSDQHLDHRLVSPGWKSVPTEPFGIDH; translated from the exons ATGGGGAAGACTGGAGGGAGTTCTTGGTTAGGCTTAATGAAGAAGGCTTTTAGATCACCTGTCAAAGAGAATGATATGAGAAACAGTAGAAGAAGAGAAGATGCTGAgctagaggaagaagaagaagaagaagaagaagaagaagaaaag AAGAGGGGAAAACGGCGATGGATCTTCCGACCGAAGCCTACGCTTCATGAAACAACAATTCATCacaatcaagaagaaaacacTGCCACCACCATCTCTTCGAGTGTAAGCACAGGAAATTCATTGCCAGAGAATACTGATTTGAAGCAAAGACGGGCAATAGAAGTAGCAATGGCTACTACAGCGGCTGCTGAGGCAGCAGTTGCTACAGCACAAGCGGCTATGAACATAATTCGACTCACAAGACCAACACTTTTAGTTAGACAACAGCGTGCCATTCTGAACATTCAGACAGCATTCAGAGGATACTTG GCTAGGAAAGCACTTCGGGCTCTCAAGGGTGTGGTAAAGTTGCAAGCGTTAATAAGAGGGCACAATGTCCGAAAGCGAGCAAAAATTACACTCCAGTGCATGCAATCTCTTGTTCGAGTGCAAACTCAGGTGTGTGATCAACGAAGAAGGTTATCCTGTGAAGGAATTAGTTGTGGTTCCACTTTCAGAAAGTCAAAAATCATTCTCGATCTTCATCTCAGTGACACT TCTACAAATCAAGCTAGCACTGCGAACTACAGATATGATCACTCACATGCACTAGAGAAAGTtgaagctttgttgcaaaaagcAAAGGAAGCTGCTAAACAACGCGAAAATACTCTGGCTTTTGCCTTCTCTCAGAAG ATGTGGACAGCGAATAAAGATGAAGACGCAAGTAGCAACAAAGAGCTTGACGAGGATCTGAGAGTTTTCCACAGGACAGATGTGAGAAATGGCAGAACTCTCAGCAGAGCTTCGTTTGATCAGCCAAGGGACCGCATAAAGAATATTGAAGTTGACACAACATGCTCTTATTCTGACTCAGATTATGATTTTTGGAGATTGCAAAATCAGTTTTATCAGGACGAGCAACAGAAGTTGTGTTCATATGCGGTCCCTTCTCCTCTCCGTGGAGTACAACAAAATCTACCGATACATTCACGCTTCACACCAACATCTAAGATGAAAAATATCCTAGTTCATTCAGCGAGCCCCCGCTGCAAAAGGGAAGAGAGGAGCCACCCGATGACTCTTCTCTCCCGTAGAGCGAATGAGCCAAATTACATGGCAGCTACTGCATCAGCCAAGGCTAGAGAACGGTCACATAGTGCTCCGAGGCGGATGCCTTTAACTCCAGAGAGAGAAAAAACTAGCACAGCAAAGAAACGCCTATCTTTCCCTATTCAAGGAACATCAAATGAGATTGTTAATAGTGATCAACATTTAGATCATAGATTGGTGAGCCCTGGATGGAAGAGTGTACCTACAGAACCATTTGGCATCGATCATTAG
- the LOC107771643 gene encoding protein IQ-DOMAIN 18-like isoform X2, translated as MGKTGGSSWLGLMKKAFRSPVKENDMRNSRRREDAELEEEEEEEEEEEEKRGKRRWIFRPKPTLHETTIHHNQEENTATTISSSVSTGNSLPENTDLKQRRAIEVAMATTAAAEAAVATAQAAMNIIRLTRPTLLVRQQRAILNIQTAFRGYLARKALRALKGVVKLQALIRGHNVRKRAKITLQCMQSLVRVQTQVCDQRRRLSCEGISCGSTFRKSKIILDLHLSDTSTNQASTANYRYDHSHALEKVEALLQKAKEAAKQRENTLAFAFSQKMWTANKDEDASSNKELDEDLRVFHRTDVRNGRTLSRASFDQPRDRIKNIEVDTTCSYSDSDYDFWRLQNQFYQDEQQKLCSYAVPSPLRGVQQNLPIHSRFTPTSKMKNILVHSASPRCKREERSHPMTLLSRRANEPNYMAATASAKARERSHSAPRRMPLTPEREKTSTAKKRLSFPIQGTSNEIVNSDQHLDHRLVSPGWKSVPTEPFGIDH; from the exons ATGGGGAAGACTGGAGGGAGTTCTTGGTTAGGCTTAATGAAGAAGGCTTTTAGATCACCTGTCAAAGAGAATGATATGAGAAACAGTAGAAGAAGAGAAGATGCTGAgctagaggaagaagaagaagaagaagaagaagaagaagaaaag AGGGGAAAACGGCGATGGATCTTCCGACCGAAGCCTACGCTTCATGAAACAACAATTCATCacaatcaagaagaaaacacTGCCACCACCATCTCTTCGAGTGTAAGCACAGGAAATTCATTGCCAGAGAATACTGATTTGAAGCAAAGACGGGCAATAGAAGTAGCAATGGCTACTACAGCGGCTGCTGAGGCAGCAGTTGCTACAGCACAAGCGGCTATGAACATAATTCGACTCACAAGACCAACACTTTTAGTTAGACAACAGCGTGCCATTCTGAACATTCAGACAGCATTCAGAGGATACTTG GCTAGGAAAGCACTTCGGGCTCTCAAGGGTGTGGTAAAGTTGCAAGCGTTAATAAGAGGGCACAATGTCCGAAAGCGAGCAAAAATTACACTCCAGTGCATGCAATCTCTTGTTCGAGTGCAAACTCAGGTGTGTGATCAACGAAGAAGGTTATCCTGTGAAGGAATTAGTTGTGGTTCCACTTTCAGAAAGTCAAAAATCATTCTCGATCTTCATCTCAGTGACACT TCTACAAATCAAGCTAGCACTGCGAACTACAGATATGATCACTCACATGCACTAGAGAAAGTtgaagctttgttgcaaaaagcAAAGGAAGCTGCTAAACAACGCGAAAATACTCTGGCTTTTGCCTTCTCTCAGAAG ATGTGGACAGCGAATAAAGATGAAGACGCAAGTAGCAACAAAGAGCTTGACGAGGATCTGAGAGTTTTCCACAGGACAGATGTGAGAAATGGCAGAACTCTCAGCAGAGCTTCGTTTGATCAGCCAAGGGACCGCATAAAGAATATTGAAGTTGACACAACATGCTCTTATTCTGACTCAGATTATGATTTTTGGAGATTGCAAAATCAGTTTTATCAGGACGAGCAACAGAAGTTGTGTTCATATGCGGTCCCTTCTCCTCTCCGTGGAGTACAACAAAATCTACCGATACATTCACGCTTCACACCAACATCTAAGATGAAAAATATCCTAGTTCATTCAGCGAGCCCCCGCTGCAAAAGGGAAGAGAGGAGCCACCCGATGACTCTTCTCTCCCGTAGAGCGAATGAGCCAAATTACATGGCAGCTACTGCATCAGCCAAGGCTAGAGAACGGTCACATAGTGCTCCGAGGCGGATGCCTTTAACTCCAGAGAGAGAAAAAACTAGCACAGCAAAGAAACGCCTATCTTTCCCTATTCAAGGAACATCAAATGAGATTGTTAATAGTGATCAACATTTAGATCATAGATTGGTGAGCCCTGGATGGAAGAGTGTACCTACAGAACCATTTGGCATCGATCATTAG